In Saprospiraceae bacterium, the sequence TATCATTTTTTGCCCTCCTCGTACTATTATCTTCCTGTCAGTCTTTATCTAACGCCCCCAAACTTCCTAACATTATCATTATTTACTCAGACGATTTGGGCTATGGTGATATCAGCGCTTATGGTGCCACTGACTTTAAAACACCCAACATGGATAGATTGGTGCGTGGTGGTGTAAAATTCACAAATGGGTATGCGACTTCAGCTACCTGCACCCCTAGTCGGTATGGTTTATTGACCGGCATATATCCATGGAGAAACCAACAAGCTAAAATTTTGCCTGGCTCTGCACCATTAATTATTGATACTTCGATCAGTACTGTTCCTAAAATGCTAAAAAGTGCAGGCTATACAACAGGGATTGTAGGCAAATGGCATTTGGGTTTAGGAGCAGGTGACACGGACTGGAATCAACATATCAGTCCGGGACCCAATGAAGTTGGTTTTGATTATTCCTATATCATGGCAGCTACACAGGACCGCGTGCCTACAGTATATATACAAAATGGCTCAGTAGTCAATCTGGACCCCTCCGATCCAATTGAGATCAATTATGATAAAAATTTTGAAGGTGAAAAAACCGGTCTTGAAAATCCGGAATTATTAAAAATGAAGTGGCATCATGGACATAATAATAGCATCATAAATGGCATCTCCAGGATTGGTTTTATGAAAGGAGGTCAAGCAGCTAAATGGATCGATGAAGACATGGCAGATACTTTTTTGAAAGAAGCCCAAAACTATATCGTTAAAAATAAAAAGCAGCCGTTCTTTCTATATTATGCTTTGCAACAGCCGCATGTCCCCAGGACCCCGCATCCAAGATTCGTTGGTGCTACCGGGTTAGGGCCACGTGGCGACGCTATCGCAGAAGCCGATTGGGACATTGGAGAATTGTACAGTACGTTGGAAAAAGAAAAACTATTGGACAATACATTGATTATCCTGTCCAGTGATAACGGACCTGTCTTAAACGATGGATATTATGATGATGCAGTTGAAAAAAATGGCCATCATCAACCAGCTGGAGGTCTGCGGGGTGGAAAATACAGTCTTTTTGATGCTGGTACCCGGGTCCCATTTGTGGTGTATTGGAAAAACAAGATCGCTCCTAAAGTGTCCGATGCTTTGATTTCTCAACTCGATCTTTACGCTTCACTAGCCAAACTGGTAGGTAGCAAAGAATCTACTCAGGATAGCGAAAATTTGCTGGAGACACTATTGGGAAAAGATACTGTCGGTAGATCAGCCTTGGTACTGGAAGCTACTTCAAGAACTGCTTTGAGAGCAGGTGATTGGGCTCTTATACCTCCATACAATGGCCCTACGATCAATGAGTTCGTCAATATAGAACTCGGAAATTTTCTGGAATATGCACTGTACAATTTGAAGACGGACAAAGGTCAACAGGAAAATCAGGCTGCTAAGCATCCTGAAAAATTAAATGAAATGATAGCCCTGTTTGAAAAATTGAGGGGCAAAGCCTATTCAAATTCTGACCAGTTGGAAGTAAAATAAGAAAAAGCCATTACTGATTCAAAATACATTGTACCTATAAAGAAGCAAGCTGCTAATCCATCATCAATAAAGGCTGAGTATACATGTATTACAGTTGAATGCCAATTTCTATAATGAATAAAAATAAATTTATTCAAATATTTGTGATTTTTAGGATCCTGGTTCGAATAATAATGCATAATACACTTGATGGTACATTCAGCAGAAAAATCCGAATTATTTGTTTCAGTTATAGAGGCGCACAAAGGCATCCTTTTTAAAATAACCAATTCTTATTGCAAAAATGCTGAAGACAGAAAGGATCTATTGCAGGAAATAATCATTCAGCTCTGGAAATCATTTGACCGTTACGATAGCCACTTTAAGTTTTCTACCTGGATCTATCGTATTGCTTTAAACGTATCTATAACCTATTTCAGAAAGGCCAATCGCAGAAAACAGGTTTATGGTGCGATAACGGATGACATACTTTGGATGAGTGAAGAAAATACATCTAATACTCTTGAAGCAAAAATCAACTATTTACATCATTCGATCTCAGAGTTAAAACCATTGGATAAAGCACTAATGATACTATATCTTGAAGAAAATAGTTACAAAGACATTGCCCTCATCATGGGTATTTCAGAGACCAACGTAGGTACTAAAATCAATAGAATCAAAGCGGCACTAAAAGAAAAATTCTCCACCATTAAAACTTTATAATAGATGCAAGACACAGACCTAATCCAACTTTGGAAATCCTATGACAAAAAGTTAGAAGAAAACCTGGCCATCAATAGGCAGAATACCTTCGAAATCACCAAATTAAAACTAAAGTCGCACCTCCTGTCTATGAAACCTCTCAAAATGTTTACAATTGTACTGGGTATCTTATGGGTGGTATTTCTAGACAGTTTAATTGTAGTTCTTTTCCATTTTGCAAGTCCATTCTTATTGATTTCAGCAGGCTTGGTTTCTCTGCTCAATAAGCTAGCCATTGGGATTTATATTTATCAGATGGCACTTATCTCCGAGGTAAACATTGACGCTCCGGTCATTTCAACTCAAGACAAGTTGGCCAGATTAAAATCAAGTACTATTTGGATTGCTCGTATACTATTTCTCCAAATTCCATTTTGGACAATTTTTTATTGGAATTCACAAATGTTTGAAAATGGTAATGCTCTACTATGGACACTTCAAATTTTAATAACTATCTCCGGCACTTACCTGGCATTATGGCTTTTTTTCAATATCAAATACGAAAACAAAGATAAAAGCTGGTTCAAACTATTATTTTCCGGTGCCGGTTGGAATCCGGTTGCTGAGTCGATAAAACTTTTAGAAGAGGTGGAAGATTTTAAAGATGAACGATAATTCTATTTGAAGTCTTTGTGCCTAGTTATAAGATTTTTAAGCTCCAATCCCTTTAAAGAACGCATTGTAACTATTTATCAATCAATTGATTACGAACTTTATTATTCCTAAGTGACTTTGGAAACCAATATCTCTGTCCAATTTTGTGATATTTTGCGACCCCCTGAATGTAGGGACCAAGATGTAAGATGTTTATTTTACCGCCATTCAAACCAAACACCAGGGCATGCACCATACTAAAGAACGAAAAAGACTCGCAGAACGAATTGATAATAAAGGTTGGAAAAAATGGGGCCCTTATCTATCTGAAAGACAATGGGGTACAGTAAGAGAAGATTATAGTGCTCATGGAGACGCCTGGAATTACTTTTCCCATGACCTGGCCAGGTCCCGCGCCTATCGCTGGGGCGAAGATGGTATCGGAGGCATCTCGGACAATAAACAATTCGTATGTTTTGCGTGTGCTTTTTGGAACCATGAAGATAAAATCATAAAAGAAAGGTTATTTGGACTGACGAATATCCAGGGCAACCATGGCGAAGATGTAAAAGAGGTCTATTATTACCTTGACAGTACACCCACACATTCTTACATGAAGATGCTGTATAAATACCCGACCAAAGAATTTCCTTACGATGAGTTCATCGAGCATAATGAGACAAGGAATACCACCCATAGTGAATATGAGATGCACCAGACGGAAATGTTTAAAAACAATGAATACTTTGATATTTATATAGAATACGCCAAAGGCGATATTAATGATATATGCATCAAAATCACCGCCACCAACAAAAGTGAAGCCCCTGCCCCACTGGTGTTTTTGCCCACGCTGTGGTTTAGAAACTATTGGTCCTGGGGATATGAAGACCTAAAAGCCAAACCAAATCTCCACGCAGTGACAGACCAAACGATCTCCTTACAACACATGTATTTTGATAGACTACATCTTTATTGTGATGGTGCTGATGAACTGATATTTTGTGAAAACGAAACTAATATCAAAAAGGTATTTAATCAAGATTCGGAAAATGGATATCCTAAAGATGGGATCAACGATTACATCACTTTAAAGGATGATACTTGCATCAATCCCAAAAAATCCGGCACCAAGGCATCAGCAGTTTTTCGCAAAAATCTTCAGCCTCAAGAAACGGTCGTTGTGCGTTTACGATTTACCGACCTGATTTACCTGAACTCGCCATTTAAGGAGTTTGAGGAAATATTTAAATTACGAATAGCTGAAGCTGATGAATTTTATGCTACCATTCAGCGAAAGATCCAATCTCAGGAAGAAAAAAACATCCAAAGGCAGGCCCTTGCCGGCATGATGTGGAACAAGCAGTTTTATTATTTTAATGTGGAGCAATGGTCAGAAGGTGATCCAATCATGCCCCACAACTTTGAATCGCGCCATTGGGTTAGAAACAAAGCCTGGAAACATGCTTATATGGCCAATATCCTTTCGATGCCGGATAAGTGGGAATATCCCTGGTTTGCAGCTTGGGATCTTGCCTTTCACACAGTGACTATTGCTATGGTAGATCCTGATTTCGCCAAAAGGCAACTGGCGGTGGTTCTAAGGGAATATTATATGCACCCCAATGGCCAGATGCCTGCTTATGAATGGAATTTTTCAGATGTAAATCCGCCGGTGCATGCATGGGCAGCATTAAAAGTATATGAGATCGAGAAAGAGCAAAATGGCGGAGTGGGTGATTTGAGATTTCTTGAAAGAATTTTCCACAAACTGCTCCTCAATTTCACCTGGTGGGTCAATCAAAAAGATGAGGATGGAAACAATATTTTTGGTGGTGGCTTTTTAGGTTTGGACAATATCGGCGTGTTCGACCGCAATGATCAAATGCCTGGTATCAAACTGAAACAAGCAGATGCTACCGGTTGGATGGCCATCTATACCCTCAATATGCTTAAAATCGCATGTGAAATTTCCCTTGAGCGCTCTGCCTACCAGGATATGGCTTCTAAGTTTTTTGAACACTTTTTATACATCGCTGCCGCTATCAACAAACCACTGGATGAAAAAGGAATGGGTCTTTGGGATGAGGAGGATCAGTTTTACTATGACAAAATTCACACTCCTGAATCCAATACTGTGTTTCTTAAATTAAGATCCCTGGTGGGCCTGATTCCGTTGTGTGCTGTGGTAGTCATCGACGACCAATTATTGGCCAAACTGCCTGATTTCAAGAGACGACTGGAGTGGATACTAAAAAACCGACCTGACCTGGCCTCTTTGATTTCAAGGTGGCATGAAGAGGGCAAGGGCAATTCGCATTTGTTATCCCTATTACGAGGACACAGGATGCGGATGGTTTTTAGTAGATTGTTTGACCAAAATGAATTTTTGTCTGATTACGGTATTCGCTCTCTTTCAAAGCATTATCTTGACCATCCGTACAATTTCAATCTCCAGGGGCAAAGGCTGACTGTGACTTATACCCCGGGTGAATCCGATCTTACCATGATGGGGGGCAATTCAAACTGGAGAGGACCGATTTGGTTTCCCATAAATTACCTGATCATAGACAGCTTGCATCAATACTCTTATTATTACGGGGATGCCTACGAAGTAGAGTATCCGGCTGGTTCTGGCCACATCGTCACTATCAGAGAGGCTGCTTATAGAATTTCTCAAAAGCTCATAGATATATTTCGTAAAAACGATGATGATGAAAAACCATATAATGCTGAGTCCAGGATCTTTGACAAGCATCCGGATATGAAGGATTATTACCATTTCTATGAGTACTTTCATGGTGATTCTGGTCAAGGGTTAGGGGCCTCACACCAGACAGGCTGGACAGGATTAGTAGCCAACTTAATTGCAGAAACAGCTGAGTATAAAGCGAAGTTTTTAAATGAAGAGTAGTAGCTAACCCCTATTTAACCTCTCCCATCTCAATTTTTGAAGGATGCTTCTTATCACTGTATATCCTGATCTCTGCTTTTTTATAATCACTCGCCTGCGCAGTTGGAATATTTATAAACTGGTGAGGGTTGCGATCAACCAAAGGAAACCAACTACTTTGCACCTGGATCATCACCTTATGACCTTTTTTAAACAAATGGTTGATATCAGGTAGTGTATACTTAATCAACGAAGCTATATTGGGTTTGAAAGGTTCAGGATGAACATAATCATTTCGAAATTTTCCTCGGATGACCTCCGCACGTACCAATAGTTGAGCACCAGCATTTTCACCGGCATCTTTGGGTACCTCATCGATGACTTTCACTACCAAGTCCATATCGGTGCCCGAAGTAGAGACCCATATCTCGGCAGAGACAGGACCTGAGCACAACATATTCCGGTCCAGGGGTTCAGATGTCCAGGACAATACATCAGGCCTGGAGGAGGCAAAACGCTGATCCTCAACCATATAAAGATTATTTCTATGCTCATCCGTCTTGGAGGAGTATGGCACCGGATGAGTTGGGTCGCTGATATACGATTGATACGCTTTGTTTTTCTTACTTTTTACCCCAGATAACGTTCCTTCTTTAGTCAGATAATATGATTTTTGATTCAACTCCATCGGTGGCCAATGATTATAAGACTTCCATAGATTGCTTCCTGTCTCAAATACTTTGGCTTCCGGCATTCCATATCGTCCTTTGTCTTTTAAAAAATGATCAAAAAATGGGGTCTCTATCGAATCTTGAAAATAAATGCTCGTGTTTTGATCAAAACGATATGGTCCCCAATGACTCCATTCTTTACTGGCCCAGGCTCCATGGGTCCACGGGCCAACCACTAAAAAATTGGAATTGCCACTACTCTGGGTTTCTATTGCTTGATAGGTTTTAAGGGTACCAAAACAATCTTCTGCATCAAACCACCCCCCTACCACTAAGGTTGGAATAGTAATATTTTTTAGAAAAGGCCTGATATTCCGGGCTTGCCAATAATCGTCATTGGTGTCATGGGCCAGGTATTCGTCCCAGATATAACTTTTATGGTCAAACAATGATTTAGTCTGGGTATTACTCAAAGGCCCTAATTCCAGAAAAAAGCGGTAAGCATCATCAAAGGTGGTGTCAAATACCGGTTTTGTATAATCCATCACAGGTCCTGAGCGCGGAGCACCAAAATAATTCATAAATGAAAAATTATCCATCAGGAAAAAAGCACCATTGTGATTGACATCGTCACCGATGAATTCGTCTGTGACAGGTGCCTGGGGGCTTACTGCTTTCAAGGCCGGATGAGCTTGAGGCAGTGCTGCCGAGGCATAAAATCCAGGGTAAGAAATGCCTCTCAATCCCACTCTGCCGTTGTGATTCTTAAGCATCTTTAAGAGAAATTCTATCGTGTCATAAGTGTCTGAACTTTCATCTACCATTTGGCCTGAAGTCTTCATCTGAAGGTGCGGAGTGACTTCAAGATGAACGCCCTCACTCATATACCTACCTCTAACATCCTGAAATACAAGAATATATCCAGAATAGAGTAGTTTATGGTTTGACCCTGGAGAAGCTGGATAATTTTGGTTTCCATAAGGTCCGGCAGAGTAAGGAGTGCGCTGCATGAGGATCGGATAAGACTGATTGGTATCCCTGGGTATGTAGATTACAGTATAAAGCATCTTGCCATCGCGCATGGGTATCAGCGTATCAATTTTTTGAAAAGACTCAACTGGAGCAGTAACTGTTTGACCCAGGCTTGCCCAGGAATTAAAAAGTATAATGATGCACCACACCGGTCTATGGAATAATCTCATAAAGGATTTTTTTAAAATAATCAACTTAGACTAAATTTTTAATTGTTAGAAATAAGCTCTGCATCAGCGCTCAATAAATAATTCTAAAAAAAATGCATTCTTTTTTAAGAAATTATAGGAATGTTAAGCTTGTTTTTCGATATTTGGCCTACCAATTTATTTATACCAACCGATAACTAAAAATGCTGATACTCACGATTATATTTGGAGCCTCCTTGCTCTGTTTGTGTCTTTATGGTTTTGCCAAAATGATTGGCCGAAAGATTTGAGACTTTGATTTCGGCCTTAATGGGTAGCCGGCGCAGCACAATCTTCTCCAGGCTTTCTACCACAAACCACACATTCACCAATTTGACTTTTTAGCTGGGAGCTTGCATTGGCACAAGTACCTCTGAATTCTTTTCCAATCATCCAGTAGCGAAGATTGATCAACATAATTGACAAAAAGAAACATCCAAAGATGATAGTCAGTGTGTAAAAAAATT encodes:
- a CDS encoding arylsulfatase, producing the protein MSIKAISFFALLVLLSSCQSLSNAPKLPNIIIIYSDDLGYGDISAYGATDFKTPNMDRLVRGGVKFTNGYATSATCTPSRYGLLTGIYPWRNQQAKILPGSAPLIIDTSISTVPKMLKSAGYTTGIVGKWHLGLGAGDTDWNQHISPGPNEVGFDYSYIMAATQDRVPTVYIQNGSVVNLDPSDPIEINYDKNFEGEKTGLENPELLKMKWHHGHNNSIINGISRIGFMKGGQAAKWIDEDMADTFLKEAQNYIVKNKKQPFFLYYALQQPHVPRTPHPRFVGATGLGPRGDAIAEADWDIGELYSTLEKEKLLDNTLIILSSDNGPVLNDGYYDDAVEKNGHHQPAGGLRGGKYSLFDAGTRVPFVVYWKNKIAPKVSDALISQLDLYASLAKLVGSKESTQDSENLLETLLGKDTVGRSALVLEATSRTALRAGDWALIPPYNGPTINEFVNIELGNFLEYALYNLKTDKGQQENQAAKHPEKLNEMIALFEKLRGKAYSNSDQLEVK
- a CDS encoding sigma-70 family RNA polymerase sigma factor; its protein translation is MVHSAEKSELFVSVIEAHKGILFKITNSYCKNAEDRKDLLQEIIIQLWKSFDRYDSHFKFSTWIYRIALNVSITYFRKANRRKQVYGAITDDILWMSEENTSNTLEAKINYLHHSISELKPLDKALMILYLEENSYKDIALIMGISETNVGTKINRIKAALKEKFSTIKTL
- a CDS encoding glucosidase; the encoded protein is MHHTKERKRLAERIDNKGWKKWGPYLSERQWGTVREDYSAHGDAWNYFSHDLARSRAYRWGEDGIGGISDNKQFVCFACAFWNHEDKIIKERLFGLTNIQGNHGEDVKEVYYYLDSTPTHSYMKMLYKYPTKEFPYDEFIEHNETRNTTHSEYEMHQTEMFKNNEYFDIYIEYAKGDINDICIKITATNKSEAPAPLVFLPTLWFRNYWSWGYEDLKAKPNLHAVTDQTISLQHMYFDRLHLYCDGADELIFCENETNIKKVFNQDSENGYPKDGINDYITLKDDTCINPKKSGTKASAVFRKNLQPQETVVVRLRFTDLIYLNSPFKEFEEIFKLRIAEADEFYATIQRKIQSQEEKNIQRQALAGMMWNKQFYYFNVEQWSEGDPIMPHNFESRHWVRNKAWKHAYMANILSMPDKWEYPWFAAWDLAFHTVTIAMVDPDFAKRQLAVVLREYYMHPNGQMPAYEWNFSDVNPPVHAWAALKVYEIEKEQNGGVGDLRFLERIFHKLLLNFTWWVNQKDEDGNNIFGGGFLGLDNIGVFDRNDQMPGIKLKQADATGWMAIYTLNMLKIACEISLERSAYQDMASKFFEHFLYIAAAINKPLDEKGMGLWDEEDQFYYDKIHTPESNTVFLKLRSLVGLIPLCAVVVIDDQLLAKLPDFKRRLEWILKNRPDLASLISRWHEEGKGNSHLLSLLRGHRMRMVFSRLFDQNEFLSDYGIRSLSKHYLDHPYNFNLQGQRLTVTYTPGESDLTMMGGNSNWRGPIWFPINYLIIDSLHQYSYYYGDAYEVEYPAGSGHIVTIREAAYRISQKLIDIFRKNDDDEKPYNAESRIFDKHPDMKDYYHFYEYFHGDSGQGLGASHQTGWTGLVANLIAETAEYKAKFLNEE
- a CDS encoding CocE/NonD family hydrolase, which encodes MRDGKMLYTVIYIPRDTNQSYPILMQRTPYSAGPYGNQNYPASPGSNHKLLYSGYILVFQDVRGRYMSEGVHLEVTPHLQMKTSGQMVDESSDTYDTIEFLLKMLKNHNGRVGLRGISYPGFYASAALPQAHPALKAVSPQAPVTDEFIGDDVNHNGAFFLMDNFSFMNYFGAPRSGPVMDYTKPVFDTTFDDAYRFFLELGPLSNTQTKSLFDHKSYIWDEYLAHDTNDDYWQARNIRPFLKNITIPTLVVGGWFDAEDCFGTLKTYQAIETQSSGNSNFLVVGPWTHGAWASKEWSHWGPYRFDQNTSIYFQDSIETPFFDHFLKDKGRYGMPEAKVFETGSNLWKSYNHWPPMELNQKSYYLTKEGTLSGVKSKKNKAYQSYISDPTHPVPYSSKTDEHRNNLYMVEDQRFASSRPDVLSWTSEPLDRNMLCSGPVSAEIWVSTSGTDMDLVVKVIDEVPKDAGENAGAQLLVRAEVIRGKFRNDYVHPEPFKPNIASLIKYTLPDINHLFKKGHKVMIQVQSSWFPLVDRNPHQFINIPTAQASDYKKAEIRIYSDKKHPSKIEMGEVK